From the genome of Sulfitobacter sp. DSM 110093, one region includes:
- a CDS encoding ATP-binding protein, which produces MSEFIIDAYRDAAANTGNRIYPLVRAAKLKSDFARVFSAHMGHLISGGRFETEGLLVTGPSGTGKTTEIGALIRRFNDDKITLPDGSCARFAECVLKGIGTWKDLSKATANAIGYPVSAKARLTQNEIWDIIFREAKLAGIVGIHFDEAQHIFRGKSDADRRAVLDSFKTLMKSHDWPLMLIFSGVPELDDYINSEPQLHRLLHRIRFTDIDVPHDYLTIHEIVGSYALRAGVEVDHDLMTQDFFDRLVAASASRWGLLLEVTKSAVAGSQDVRAETLTRDHFTDWWVAKTKCSRAATPFTHSGYQTLYRKDHPFMNALEN; this is translated from the coding sequence ATGAGCGAATTTATCATTGATGCGTACCGCGACGCGGCCGCAAATACGGGCAATCGGATCTATCCCCTGGTACGTGCCGCGAAGCTGAAGTCGGACTTTGCCCGGGTGTTCAGCGCGCACATGGGACACCTGATCAGCGGCGGCCGTTTCGAGACCGAGGGTCTTCTCGTGACTGGCCCCTCCGGGACCGGCAAGACGACAGAAATTGGCGCCCTGATCCGCCGCTTCAATGACGACAAGATCACCCTCCCGGACGGGTCTTGCGCGCGTTTTGCTGAATGTGTGCTCAAGGGTATCGGTACCTGGAAAGATCTCAGCAAGGCGACCGCAAACGCCATCGGCTATCCGGTCAGCGCCAAGGCCAGGCTGACACAGAACGAGATTTGGGACATCATCTTTCGGGAGGCCAAGCTCGCAGGGATTGTCGGCATTCATTTCGACGAGGCTCAGCACATCTTTCGCGGGAAGAGTGACGCAGACCGCCGCGCTGTGCTCGATTCCTTCAAGACCTTGATGAAATCCCATGACTGGCCGCTGATGCTGATTTTTTCGGGCGTACCGGAACTGGATGATTATATCAATTCTGAGCCCCAGCTCCATCGGCTCCTGCACCGCATCCGCTTCACCGACATCGATGTGCCTCATGATTATCTGACCATCCACGAAATTGTCGGCAGCTATGCGCTCCGGGCCGGGGTCGAGGTGGATCATGATCTGATGACGCAGGACTTCTTCGACCGGCTGGTCGCCGCCTCGGCATCACGGTGGGGCCTCTTGCTGGAAGTCACGAAAAGTGCAGTCGCGGGTTCGCAGGATGTCCGCGCCGAGACCCTGACCAGGGATCACTTCACGGATTGGTGGGTCGCTAAGACCAAGTGCTCCCGGGCCGCCACACCGTTCACCCATAGTGGCTACCAGACGCTGTACCGGAAAGACCACCCGTTCATGAATGCTCTGGAAAACTGA